AAAGAGTCAGGACATTACTGATTCCTTCTGCAGCGCAGAAACGTCCCTGTGCAAAAGGTAAATCTTTGGAGATACACAGTACGGTCGTATTATCCAGATCTGCTGCCGCTTTATTAAAAGCACGGACTGAAGCAGCACAGGTACCGGTGTCAATGCTTGGAAAGATATTTAACACGACTCTTTTTCCTTTAAAATCAGCAAGTGACTTATCAGAAAGATCTCCTGCAGTCAATTTAAAATCAGGAGCTTGCGAACCCACTTTAGGAAGGTCACCTTGTGTATGCACATCACTTCCTTTGAATGTAATTGTAGCCATAAATTATTGTCTTAGTATATTATTTGATACGCTTTAGTTTAGATTACTAAAGATACGACCAATAAAAATATTACACAAGATTTATTATTTTTCGCCAAAAATTTATTATGTTAGCATTGTATTTTTACTATGCAAGGAAAAGTACTAACCAAATTATACAGGTATGAAGAAATTATTATTCGCTTTGCTCTGTGCTTCCCCTTCCTTACTATGGGCACAGGGATCTCAGGTAAACCTACAAAGTCCAAAATCTGTCGGTATGGGTGGAGCTGGTTCGGCTTATTTTATTGATGAAGCCTCCATCTTTTACAGTCCTGGAGCATTGGCTAAAATGGATCATAATGCAGTAATGGTGGCTGGAAATGCGGTCATGTATAAGTCTGCTTTCCGCGAGTCAGGGAGTTCGGTTGTCAATCACACCAAGTCTCAGATATCACCTCCTTTTTCGCTTTTTGCAGCATTCGGCCCTAAAAACTCATGGTGGAAAGCCGGTATTGGCGTCTATACACCTTACGGAGGTGGAGTAGATTGGGGTACAGAGTGGGCAGGAAGATTCAGTCTGGTCAGCCTTTCGTTAAGAGCCATCTACATACAGCCTACTTTAAGTTTTAAACTGACAGATAATTTCAGTATTGGTGGTGGATTTGTATACAACATCGGAAGTGTGGATTTAGAAAACTCTGTTCCTGTATTTTTTCCAGACGGAAGAGCGGGGTTAGCCACACTGAAAGGAACGGGCTCGGGTACCGGGTATAACGTGGGTGTGCATTACAATCTTGAAGATGATTTTGCGATCTCTCTGAGTTACCGTTCTAAAGTCGTTACCAAGTTAAAAGACGGAGATGCCCTGTTTGATGTACCTGAATCTGTAAGAAGTTCATTCCCTGAAGGCAATACTTTTACCTCTGAACTACCTCTTCCTTCTACTTTTGCACTGGGCATAGCATTCCCGTTGTCTGAAAAAGTAAAAGTGGCTGTAGATGGTACTTTAATTGGTTATTCTATATACAAAGAGCTTAATTTCGATTATAAAGAGAATACTGCAGCTCTGCAGGACACCCGTTCAGCCAAAAATTATGTGAATGCAGGTTCTGTCAAAGCAGGACTGGAGTACCTGGCATCTGAAAAATTGCAGTTACGTGTAGGTGGTGGTTATATGGCAACCCCTGTACAGGCAAATTATGTATATCCGGAAACACCAGACAACACCCGTTACCTGATCTCAGGAGGATTCACATTCCATCCCTCCAGGAAATTTGATGTAACAGGTTCTTTTGCTTATCAACGTATTATGCCTAGAGAAGCAAATAATGTGGAGAGTCATTTATCCGGAACCTATAAAACCAACATTTTCGCTCCCGGAGTTTCCGTAAGCTATAAATGGTAATTTTTTCAAACGCTAAAAAGAATACGTCATGAAAAGAAATAAACTATATGTAGGGTTAGCATTATTGGTTCTGGGAGTAGCTTCCTGTAAACCGGAAATCAAAGACTTTACACCTGCCGCAGGTGGCACAGCAAACTTTAGTAAATATATTGCCGTTGGTAATTCACTGACATCAGGTTTTGCGGATGGCGGATTATACCGGGAAGGCCAGCAAGTGGCATTTACCAATCTGATGGCTCAACAATTTAAACAAGTTGGCGGAGGGGAATTTACCACACCATTATTCAGTGAAGCACAAGCCAACGGATCCGGTTATATTCAATTAGAATCGCTTGTAAACGGTCAGCCTGTGATGAAACAGATCACAGAAAATCTGGCTTATCGTTCTGCAAGCCCTAAGTTGCTAACCAAGTATACAGATCCTATTCAGAATCTTGGTGTACCGGGTATGCGTCTGGATCTTGCTTTCGTACCCCAATTTAGTTCTCTGAACATGTATTTCGAGCGCTTGTTACCAGATGATCAGGTTGGCAAAAAAACATACTTTACCTATGCGACAGAGCATGATCATACATTCTTCAGCTTCTGGCTGGGAAATAACGATGCGCTTGGATATGCAACAAACGGTGCAGTATATAATCCGCTTGACCCAACAACAAAACTGACAGATCTGGCGACGTTCACTGGTGCATACCAGAATTTTATAAATGGATTAACGGCTAAAGGCTCTCAGGGTGTCGTAGCTACTATCCCGGATGTAACGGCTGTACCTTTCTTTACAACAGTTACCAGAACGGCTCTTTTAGCGGCAGCGAATGCAGCAGCTAAAGCGGCAAATCCCAATGCACCTGAAATTAAGGATATCTAT
The Sphingobacterium spiritivorum genome window above contains:
- the tpx gene encoding thiol peroxidase, which gives rise to MATITFKGSDVHTQGDLPKVGSQAPDFKLTAGDLSDKSLADFKGKRVVLNIFPSIDTGTCAASVRAFNKAAADLDNTTVLCISKDLPFAQGRFCAAEGISNVLTLSEYKDSSFSDAYQLRLTDGPLAGLLSRVVIVLDEQGKVVYEEQVSEIVNEPDYDAALATLK
- a CDS encoding OmpP1/FadL family transporter → MKKLLFALLCASPSLLWAQGSQVNLQSPKSVGMGGAGSAYFIDEASIFYSPGALAKMDHNAVMVAGNAVMYKSAFRESGSSVVNHTKSQISPPFSLFAAFGPKNSWWKAGIGVYTPYGGGVDWGTEWAGRFSLVSLSLRAIYIQPTLSFKLTDNFSIGGGFVYNIGSVDLENSVPVFFPDGRAGLATLKGTGSGTGYNVGVHYNLEDDFAISLSYRSKVVTKLKDGDALFDVPESVRSSFPEGNTFTSELPLPSTFALGIAFPLSEKVKVAVDGTLIGYSIYKELNFDYKENTAALQDTRSAKNYVNAGSVKAGLEYLASEKLQLRVGGGYMATPVQANYVYPETPDNTRYLISGGFTFHPSRKFDVTGSFAYQRIMPREANNVESHLSGTYKTNIFAPGVSVSYKW
- a CDS encoding G-D-S-L family lipolytic protein, which gives rise to MKRNKLYVGLALLVLGVASCKPEIKDFTPAAGGTANFSKYIAVGNSLTSGFADGGLYREGQQVAFTNLMAQQFKQVGGGEFTTPLFSEAQANGSGYIQLESLVNGQPVMKQITENLAYRSASPKLLTKYTDPIQNLGVPGMRLDLAFVPQFSSLNMYFERLLPDDQVGKKTYFTYATEHDHTFFSFWLGNNDALGYATNGAVYNPLDPTTKLTDLATFTGAYQNFINGLTAKGSQGVVATIPDVTAVPFFTTVTRTALLAAANAAAKAANPNAPEIKDIYIATKTTPRAATDKDYFVLPFSSAGLLGKPNGANIPYGLHPANPVADNFVLDEAEAAQVVTRINEFNAAIKSIATAKGLAVADVNAFLTSVKNGIRINGLAVSNKFITGNAFSLDGIHLTPIGNAIVANVFIDAINSKYGSSVSKVDVSQYRGVKLPVQ